TCTACCCGTTTCTCAACGCCCTaactccaccaccaccgccgaaGATGAGCCTGGACTCATCCGACgtcgtctctcttctctctccctcaacCTCTCTAACCAACCAGCGGCTATAGCAGCTAGGTTCCCGAGATCCAAATCTGTCTCCGCTATGGGAGAGCAAGCAGGGACCTCTGTGAAAGAATGGTGGGAATGGGGCTGGTCGTGGATCCTT
This portion of the Camelina sativa cultivar DH55 unplaced genomic scaffold, Cs unpScaffold15849, whole genome shotgun sequence genome encodes:
- the LOC104775474 gene encoding uncharacterized protein LOC104775474, translated to PVSQRPNSTTTAEDEPGLIRRRLSSLSLNLSNQPAAIAARFPRSKSVSAMGEQAGTSVKEWWEWGWSWILSRKPIFIRDLELNKDEAKSIGSQNRGSIMHVF